A genomic window from Cupriavidus metallidurans CH34 includes:
- a CDS encoding efflux RND transporter periplasmic adaptor subunit → MSFPTLKAAGTSSRTKTLALSAVGVAVLAAVGYGWWAWATQQTTVADKDASEAVAQPNAGGVHLNATQLRAQGVETALVKDAAVIPLDSLPAQTVAPLSASAQVVAPYGGVVTRVLVDEGAAVRQGQALARIQSKDVLASQADLARARTEAAVATAQARRDATLLAEGIIPATRNEQTQARAAAAQSTLQEANGALARLRPVSGGQAGEYELLAPLSGRVMRRHLSLGQAVAPLDIAFIVAQPGPLDVSVAVPLRWRSDLHPGLEVRLPDGTIARVTAVGGDTDLSSQSLRVRARVDADQAGADRYAAGQQISVALLLPAPQGTLSVPSSALLPAGSAHVVYVAEPSSQDKHGDLRVRAVPVRLLGQDESDASSAVRAVSPDTAPLAAGMQVVVRGTALLKSMIPLQ, encoded by the coding sequence ATGAGCTTCCCGACCTTGAAAGCGGCGGGCACCTCCAGCCGAACCAAGACCTTGGCCCTGTCCGCCGTCGGTGTGGCAGTTCTGGCTGCCGTAGGGTACGGCTGGTGGGCTTGGGCAACCCAGCAGACAACCGTAGCCGATAAAGACGCGAGCGAAGCTGTCGCCCAACCGAACGCTGGCGGCGTTCACCTCAATGCCACTCAGCTTCGCGCGCAGGGTGTGGAAACCGCACTCGTCAAGGATGCTGCAGTGATACCGCTGGATAGCTTACCCGCGCAGACGGTGGCACCACTCTCGGCTAGCGCGCAGGTCGTGGCGCCATATGGCGGTGTGGTGACGCGCGTTCTGGTCGATGAAGGCGCCGCAGTGCGCCAAGGTCAGGCACTGGCGCGCATCCAGAGCAAGGACGTTCTGGCGTCTCAGGCTGATCTGGCGCGTGCCCGCACCGAAGCGGCGGTGGCTACGGCGCAGGCCCGGCGCGATGCCACGCTCTTGGCCGAGGGCATCATCCCAGCCACGCGCAACGAGCAAACCCAGGCGCGCGCGGCGGCTGCGCAAAGTACGTTGCAAGAGGCCAATGGCGCCCTCGCACGGCTTCGACCCGTTAGCGGCGGGCAGGCCGGCGAGTATGAATTGCTGGCGCCTTTGTCCGGGCGGGTGATGCGTCGTCACCTGAGCCTCGGGCAGGCGGTCGCGCCGCTCGACATCGCCTTCATAGTGGCTCAGCCTGGCCCGCTGGATGTCAGCGTCGCGGTTCCGCTGCGCTGGCGCTCGGATCTCCACCCAGGCTTGGAAGTGCGTCTTCCCGATGGCACGATCGCTCGCGTGACGGCTGTTGGTGGCGACACTGACCTCAGTAGTCAGAGCCTGCGGGTACGTGCCCGCGTCGATGCAGATCAGGCAGGGGCAGACCGCTATGCGGCCGGGCAGCAGATCAGTGTCGCGCTGTTGCTGCCAGCACCGCAGGGCACCTTGAGCGTGCCATCGTCCGCACTGCTGCCAGCGGGCAGCGCCCACGTGGTCTACGTTGCTGAGCCGTCATCGCAAGACAAGCACGGCGACCTACGCGTCCGCGCTGTTCCGGTGCGACTGCTGGGGCAAGACGAATCAGATGCGTCAAGCGCCGTGCGTGCCGTCTCGCCAGACACTGCGCCGCTTGCGGCAGGCATGCAGGTCGTCGTGCGCGGTACGGCACTGCTTAAATCCATGATTCCATTGCAATGA
- a CDS encoding EamA family transporter, translated as MVNSAGWFYWALLSAILAALTAIFAKVGIQGVDSDLATLIRTAIIIVVLSAFVAYTGKWTNPLELSPKTWLFLGLSGLATGASWVCYFRALKIGDASKVAPVDKLSLVLVAVFAFAFLGERPSLREWSGISMVAGGVLLLAFK; from the coding sequence ATGGTTAATTCGGCGGGGTGGTTTTATTGGGCTTTGCTGTCCGCTATCCTTGCGGCACTGACGGCTATTTTTGCCAAGGTTGGCATTCAGGGAGTTGATTCCGATCTGGCCACCTTGATCCGCACGGCCATCATCATCGTCGTCCTGTCGGCGTTTGTTGCCTACACGGGGAAATGGACCAACCCCTTGGAGTTATCACCCAAGACATGGCTTTTTCTCGGGCTGTCCGGCTTGGCGACAGGGGCATCGTGGGTCTGCTACTTCCGCGCACTCAAGATTGGCGATGCATCCAAGGTTGCGCCAGTGGATAAACTCAGTCTTGTCCTGGTGGCGGTATTTGCTTTCGCCTTTTTGGGCGAACGCCCGTCACTGAGGGAGTGGTCCGGCATTTCGATGGTCGCCGGAGGCGTTCTGTTATTGGCGTTCAAGTGA
- a CDS encoding TniQ family protein, with amino-acid sequence MKPAPRWPLHPAPREGEALSSWLNRVALCYHMEVSELLEHDLGHAQVDDLDTAPPLALLAMLSQRSGIEPDRLRCMSFAGWVPWLLDSLDDQIPDALETYAFQLSVLLPKLRRRTRSITSWRAWLPSQPIHRACPLCLNDPANQAVLLAWKLPLMLSCPLHGCWLESYWGVPGRFLGWENADTASRTASDAIAVMDRRTWQALTTGHVELPCRRIHAGLWFRLLRTLLDELNTPLSACGTYAGYLRQVWQGCGHPLRAGQSLWRPYETLNPAIRLQMLEAAATAISLIEVRDISPPGEHAKLFWSELQTGFTSGLPAKPPKPEPVNHWQRAVQAISEAIIEARHDPETARSLFALASYGRRDPASLEQLRATFAKEGIPPEFLSHYEADGPFACLRQNDGLSDKF; translated from the coding sequence GTGAAGCCAGCGCCACGCTGGCCACTGCATCCGGCCCCCAGAGAAGGCGAAGCCTTGTCTTCGTGGCTCAACCGCGTGGCCCTTTGCTATCACATGGAGGTGTCCGAGCTGCTGGAGCACGATCTTGGTCACGCTCAGGTTGATGACCTGGATACCGCGCCACCACTGGCGCTGTTGGCGATGCTCTCCCAGCGGAGCGGCATCGAGCCGGACCGGCTGCGTTGCATGAGTTTCGCCGGCTGGGTGCCTTGGCTACTGGACAGCCTTGATGATCAGATTCCAGACGCATTGGAAACCTATGCGTTCCAGCTCTCGGTGCTGCTGCCGAAACTCCGCCGTAGGACGCGATCCATCACGAGCTGGCGTGCCTGGCTGCCCAGCCAGCCGATACATCGCGCCTGTCCTCTCTGTCTGAACGACCCGGCAAACCAAGCCGTACTGCTTGCATGGAAGCTGCCCCTGATGCTGAGCTGCCCGCTGCATGGCTGCTGGCTGGAATCCTATTGGGGCGTGCCTGGGCGGTTTCTCGGCTGGGAGAACGCCGACACTGCGTCGCGCACCGCCAGCGACGCGATTGCAGTGATGGACCGGCGTACCTGGCAGGCACTGACGACCGGCCATGTGGAACTGCCGTGCCGACGCATCCACGCTGGATTGTGGTTTCGACTGCTACGCACGCTGCTCGATGAGCTGAACACCCCGCTTTCGGCGTGCGGAACCTACGCGGGGTATCTCCGCCAAGTCTGGCAAGGCTGCGGGCATCCGCTGCGTGCTGGGCAAAGTCTGTGGCGACCGTATGAAACCCTGAACCCGGCAATACGGTTGCAGATGCTGGAGGCGGCGGCAACGGCAATCAGCTTGATCGAGGTGAGGGATATCAGCCCGCCAGGCGAGCATGCAAAGCTGTTCTGGTCCGAGCTCCAAACCGGGTTCACCAGTGGTCTGCCGGCGAAACCGCCGAAGCCCGAACCCGTCAATCATTGGCAACGGGCGGTCCAAGCTATCAGTGAGGCGATCATTGAAGCCCGGCACGACCCCGAGACGGCACGCTCGCTGTTCGCGTTGGCTTCCTATGGTCGGCGCGATCCCGCTTCCCTGGAACAGTTGCGCGCCACCTTTGCAAAGGAAGGCATTCCCCCGGAATTTCTGTCACATTACGAGGCTGATGGACCCTTTGCATGTCTTAGACAGAATGACGGGTTAAGTGACAAATTTTGA
- a CDS encoding recombinase family protein, which translates to MLIGYMRVSKADGSQATDLQRDALIAAGVDPAHLYEDQASGKREDRPGLLSCLKALRPGDTLMVWKLDRLGRDLRHLINTVHDLTGRGIGLKVLTGHGAAIDTTTAAGKLVFGIFAALAEFERELITERTIAGLASARARGRKGGRPFKMTAAKLRLAMAAMGQPETKVGDLCQELGITRQTLYRHISPKGELRLDGEKLLSQI; encoded by the coding sequence ATGCTGATTGGCTACATGCGGGTATCGAAAGCAGACGGCTCACAGGCCACCGACTTGCAGCGTGATGCACTGATCGCTGCCGGCGTCGATCCGGCCCATCTCTACGAGGATCAAGCGTCGGGCAAACGCGAGGATCGTCCCGGCCTGTTGAGCTGCCTGAAGGCGCTACGACCGGGGGATACGTTGATGGTGTGGAAACTTGACCGGCTCGGGCGCGATCTGCGGCATCTCATCAACACCGTGCATGACCTGACCGGGCGAGGCATCGGTCTGAAAGTGTTGACTGGGCACGGTGCAGCCATTGACACCACGACGGCCGCCGGCAAGTTGGTCTTCGGCATCTTCGCCGCGCTGGCCGAGTTCGAGCGCGAACTGATTACCGAGCGCACGATTGCAGGATTGGCTTCGGCGAGGGCGCGCGGTAGGAAGGGCGGCCGGCCCTTCAAGATGACTGCCGCCAAGTTGCGGCTGGCGATGGCCGCTATGGGGCAGCCCGAAACCAAGGTCGGCGATCTATGTCAGGAACTGGGCATCACAAGACAGACCTTGTATCGGCACATTTCGCCGAAGGGCGAGTTGCGCCTTGATGGCGAGAAACTGCTCAGTCAAATTTGA
- a CDS encoding efflux RND transporter permease subunit — MLSRLIEFSLRQRALVLLGVLALAGAGLAAFLQLPIDAYPDISPTQVKLIIKAPGMTPEEVESRVITPLEMELLGVPRGVMLRSTAKYAIADITLDFAEGSDIYWARQQVAERYAGVSGSLPEGVSGGLAPISTPLSDVFMFTIEGGGLTLSERRALLDWTLRPALRTLPGVADVNVLGGEAKSFAVVPDRARLSAAGLSFSDVITAIGRNNRNDGAGRLDAGEDTLIVRAEGAIHTLDDLSRLILRAGANGTAPVRLGDVAQVRIEGVTRYGAVTRDGAGEAVEGIVVALRGADASALVKAIRARLDEVTPSLPPGVKVVPFYDRSTLIERAVGTVESALLEATVLVVILLLLFLGELRAALVVAVMVPLAVLGTFLLMRLVGMSANLMSLGGLAIAIGMLVDAAVVVVENAVSRLDPHAPSAHQPRLHRIFAAAREVAMPVASGILIICLTFMPLLTLQGLEGKLFVPVALTIVFALGVSLLLSLTLVPVLASLLLKEHAHTEPWVMRWATRLYQPLLEAALHHPLRASAVAIAALALGVVAYLGTGKAFMPTMDEGDILLQLQKPPSIGLQRSLEIDLAVQKAIGAAVPEVRHSIGRVGSDELGLDPMGLNETDLFMQLAPRKDWHAADKDALSAEIRKVMDAFPGLEFGFTQPIEMRISEMLTGSRGDVAVKLFGPDLQTLGDLAQRMAARIEKVPGARDVLTQASDSVEYLQVKVDAQAAGRAGLAVTQVQDELRAQLEGVPAGLVIEPDRRTPIVVRGDARLRGSAERFKDLQLARGDQGEIPLTSLARIATTDGPVLVRRENGSRFALIQSSVSGRDLVGFVDEARAAVVRDVPLPPGYRVEWGGQFENQQRAAARLGMVVPVALGLIFFVLFMTFGSVRQAALILGNVPFAMVGGVAALWLSGQYLSVPASVVSFSEDDCTIQRGLKPLVHTAPDSQISGLLCTKLVYAQYSCAPKRDEHGDRYRTDYRARRGHPARTGMGACASSRGDHWAVGAVGDGWA; from the coding sequence ATGTTGTCCCGTCTGATTGAATTTTCCCTGCGCCAACGTGCGCTGGTACTGCTTGGCGTGCTGGCTTTGGCGGGTGCGGGCCTGGCGGCCTTCCTGCAATTGCCGATCGACGCCTATCCGGATATTTCCCCCACGCAGGTCAAGCTGATTATCAAGGCCCCTGGCATGACGCCCGAGGAGGTGGAGTCGCGCGTGATCACGCCGCTGGAGATGGAGTTGCTCGGTGTGCCGCGGGGCGTGATGCTGCGCTCCACGGCCAAGTACGCCATAGCCGACATCACGCTGGACTTTGCCGAAGGCAGCGACATCTACTGGGCGCGTCAGCAGGTGGCTGAACGCTATGCCGGCGTTTCGGGCAGCCTGCCCGAAGGCGTCAGCGGCGGGCTGGCGCCGATTTCGACACCGCTGTCGGACGTGTTCATGTTCACCATCGAAGGCGGTGGCCTCACGTTGAGCGAGCGCCGCGCCCTACTGGACTGGACGCTGCGCCCGGCCCTGCGCACGCTGCCCGGTGTTGCTGATGTCAACGTGCTGGGTGGAGAAGCCAAGAGCTTTGCTGTGGTGCCGGATCGCGCACGGCTTTCCGCTGCGGGCCTCAGCTTCTCTGATGTCATCACGGCGATCGGCCGCAACAACCGCAATGACGGTGCGGGCCGCCTGGATGCAGGCGAAGACACGCTGATCGTGCGCGCCGAAGGCGCGATCCACACTTTGGACGATTTATCCCGTCTGATCCTGCGCGCGGGGGCCAATGGTACGGCCCCAGTTCGCCTGGGCGACGTGGCCCAGGTGCGCATCGAAGGCGTGACGCGATATGGCGCAGTCACCCGGGACGGCGCGGGCGAAGCGGTGGAAGGCATCGTGGTGGCGCTGCGCGGGGCCGATGCCTCGGCGCTGGTCAAAGCCATTCGAGCCCGGCTGGACGAGGTGACTCCCAGCCTGCCGCCCGGCGTCAAGGTGGTGCCGTTCTATGACCGCAGCACGCTGATCGAGCGCGCCGTGGGCACGGTGGAAAGCGCCTTGCTGGAAGCGACGGTACTGGTCGTTATCCTGCTGCTTCTGTTCCTCGGCGAGCTTCGCGCCGCGCTGGTTGTGGCGGTGATGGTGCCTTTGGCGGTACTGGGCACCTTCTTGCTGATGCGTCTGGTCGGCATGAGCGCCAACCTGATGAGCTTGGGGGGCCTCGCGATCGCCATCGGCATGCTGGTGGACGCTGCCGTAGTGGTGGTGGAAAACGCCGTCAGTCGGCTCGACCCGCACGCGCCCAGTGCGCACCAGCCGCGCCTGCACCGCATATTCGCCGCGGCGCGCGAGGTCGCCATGCCTGTGGCCTCGGGCATCCTCATCATCTGTCTGACCTTCATGCCCCTGCTCACTCTGCAAGGGTTGGAAGGCAAACTGTTTGTGCCGGTGGCGCTGACCATCGTATTCGCCCTGGGCGTCTCGCTGCTGCTGTCGCTCACGCTGGTGCCGGTGCTGGCCTCGCTGCTGCTCAAGGAACACGCTCACACCGAGCCGTGGGTGATGCGCTGGGCCACGCGCCTGTACCAACCGCTGCTGGAGGCTGCGCTTCACCACCCGCTACGCGCATCGGCGGTCGCCATCGCGGCCCTGGCATTGGGTGTGGTGGCCTACCTCGGCACGGGCAAGGCGTTCATGCCGACGATGGACGAGGGCGATATCCTGCTGCAACTGCAAAAGCCGCCGTCCATCGGGTTGCAGCGCTCGCTGGAGATTGACCTGGCAGTGCAGAAGGCCATCGGTGCGGCGGTGCCCGAGGTGCGGCACAGCATCGGGCGGGTGGGCTCCGACGAGCTGGGGCTCGACCCGATGGGCCTGAACGAAACCGACCTGTTCATGCAGCTCGCACCGCGCAAGGATTGGCATGCAGCCGACAAGGACGCGTTGAGTGCCGAGATACGCAAGGTGATGGATGCCTTCCCCGGCCTGGAATTCGGCTTTACCCAGCCCATCGAGATGCGCATCTCGGAAATGCTCACCGGCAGCCGGGGCGACGTGGCCGTCAAGCTATTCGGCCCTGATCTGCAAACGCTGGGCGATCTGGCGCAGCGCATGGCCGCTCGCATCGAGAAAGTGCCCGGTGCGCGCGACGTGCTCACCCAGGCCAGCGACAGCGTGGAATACCTGCAGGTGAAGGTGGATGCGCAGGCGGCGGGGCGCGCCGGACTGGCCGTGACGCAGGTTCAGGACGAGCTGCGCGCGCAGCTCGAAGGCGTGCCGGCCGGGTTGGTGATCGAGCCGGACAGGCGCACGCCCATCGTGGTGCGCGGGGATGCCCGGCTGCGCGGATCGGCCGAGCGGTTCAAGGACTTGCAGCTCGCCCGTGGCGATCAGGGCGAAATCCCCTTGACCTCGCTGGCGCGCATCGCCACCACTGATGGCCCCGTGCTGGTGCGGCGCGAGAACGGCTCGCGCTTCGCGCTGATCCAGTCCAGCGTGAGTGGGCGCGATCTGGTCGGCTTCGTGGATGAAGCGCGCGCCGCCGTGGTGCGCGACGTGCCGCTGCCGCCCGGCTACCGCGTCGAATGGGGTGGGCAGTTCGAGAACCAGCAACGCGCAGCGGCCCGCCTTGGCATGGTGGTGCCGGTGGCCCTGGGACTGATTTTCTTCGTGCTGTTCATGACCTTCGGCTCGGTGCGGCAGGCCGCGCTCATCCTCGGCAACGTGCCGTTTGCCATGGTCGGCGGCGTGGCGGCGCTGTGGCTGTCGGGGCAGTACCTGTCGGTGCCTGCTTCGGTCGTGTCATTTTCAGAAGACGACTGCACCATTCAGCGCGGTTTGAAGCCTCTTGTGCATACGGCTCCTGACAGCCAGATATCAGGACTCCTCTGCACGAAACTCGTCTATGCTCAATACTCGTGTGCACCAAAGCGAGATGAGCATGGCGACCGATACCGCACCGATTACCGAGCACGGCGTGGCCACCCTGCCAGAACAGGCATGGGAGCGTGCGCGTCGTCGCGCGGAGATCATTGGGCCGTTGGCGCAGTCGGAGACGGTTGGGCATGA
- a CDS encoding ATP-binding protein, whose protein sequence is MDGLKRRLNESVQLKLSFTLSLAILVVAVVAGVFSFLSAFDEAHELQDDVLRQVAQLMDRQRLLPAVPTTDIRLKDVDEESRVIVQRLGEVSPSTVGVDAGGVLPLPATLADGLHTLEVGGETFRVLVKTTASGERIAVAQESGFRNEIARDGALRTVMPFLILVPVLLLIVADLVRKMFQPIAALSKEIDQRAEQELHPVEDRHLPVEVRPFVVAINRLLARVSQSMESQRRFVADAAHELRSPLTAMSLQAERLAEAEMSSVARERLTVLRQGIERGRSLLDQLLTLAKAQSATDLPKSPVSVQSIYRRVLEDLMPLAEAKHIDIGVEGALDAEVWASELDMIAVVKNLVDNAIRYTPEGGRVDLSVGVSEGKVVLRIQDSGPGIPLAERDRVFDPFYRTLGSEQIGSGLGLSIVQTIANRIGAEIRLDFSDQEKQTGLNVAVIAPMR, encoded by the coding sequence ATGGATGGTCTCAAAAGGCGCTTGAACGAATCAGTTCAGCTCAAGCTGTCCTTCACCTTGTCGCTGGCCATCCTCGTGGTGGCCGTTGTGGCGGGCGTATTCTCGTTCCTGTCCGCCTTCGATGAAGCGCACGAACTACAGGACGATGTACTGCGCCAGGTGGCGCAGCTCATGGATCGCCAGCGCTTGTTGCCTGCCGTGCCAACCACCGATATCCGTCTCAAGGATGTCGATGAAGAGTCGCGCGTGATCGTCCAGCGCTTGGGTGAGGTCAGTCCCTCTACGGTAGGCGTGGATGCAGGAGGCGTGCTCCCGCTCCCGGCGACCTTGGCGGATGGATTGCACACGCTGGAAGTTGGTGGCGAGACGTTTCGCGTGCTGGTCAAGACCACGGCGAGCGGCGAACGCATTGCTGTGGCTCAGGAGTCCGGTTTCCGCAATGAAATTGCCCGCGACGGGGCACTGCGCACGGTGATGCCTTTCTTGATTCTCGTGCCGGTGCTGCTGTTGATCGTTGCTGACCTGGTGCGCAAGATGTTCCAGCCCATCGCGGCGCTGTCCAAGGAAATAGACCAGCGGGCAGAGCAGGAACTGCATCCCGTCGAAGACCGCCACCTTCCGGTCGAGGTACGTCCGTTTGTCGTGGCGATCAATCGCCTGCTCGCTCGTGTCAGCCAGTCGATGGAATCTCAGCGCCGCTTTGTGGCGGATGCCGCGCACGAGCTACGTTCGCCGCTGACAGCCATGTCGCTGCAAGCAGAACGGCTCGCGGAAGCGGAAATGTCCAGCGTGGCGCGCGAACGGCTGACGGTTTTGCGCCAAGGGATCGAGCGCGGCCGCAGCCTGCTCGATCAACTCTTGACCTTGGCCAAGGCACAGTCGGCCACCGACCTGCCGAAGTCGCCTGTATCTGTCCAGAGCATCTACCGCCGCGTGCTGGAAGACCTCATGCCGCTGGCCGAGGCCAAGCACATCGACATCGGTGTCGAAGGCGCGCTGGACGCCGAAGTGTGGGCAAGCGAGCTGGACATGATCGCTGTGGTCAAGAACCTAGTCGATAACGCCATCCGCTACACGCCAGAGGGAGGGCGTGTTGATCTTTCTGTGGGTGTTTCGGAAGGGAAGGTCGTACTACGTATTCAGGACAGTGGGCCTGGCATTCCGTTGGCTGAACGGGATCGAGTGTTTGATCCCTTCTACCGCACGCTGGGGAGCGAGCAGATCGGCTCGGGTCTGGGACTATCCATTGTCCAGACGATTGCCAATCGCATCGGTGCTGAAATCCGCCTCGACTTCTCAGATCAAGAGAAGCAAACTGGCTTAAATGTTGCCGTTATCGCTCCCATGCGGTAG
- a CDS encoding TniB family NTP-binding protein: protein MEEYPIIDLSHLLPAAQGLARLPADERIHRLRADRWIGYPRAVEALNRLEILYTWPNKQRMPNLLLVGPTNNGKSMIVEKFRRTHPARADADQEHIPVLVVQMPSEPSVIRFYVALLAAMGAPLRPRPRLPEMEQLALALLRKVGVRMLVIDELHNVLAGNSVNRREFLNLLRFLGNELRIPLVGVGTRDAYLAIRSDDQLENRFEPMMLPVWEANHDCCSLLASFAASLPLRRPSSIATLDMARYLLTRSEGTIGELAHLLMAAAIVAVESGEEAINHRTLSMADYTGPSERRRQFERELM, encoded by the coding sequence GTGGAAGAATATCCCATCATCGACTTGTCCCACCTGCTGCCGGCGGCCCAGGGCTTGGCCCGTCTCCCGGCGGACGAACGCATCCATCGCCTTCGCGCCGACCGCTGGATCGGCTATCCGCGAGCAGTCGAGGCGCTGAACCGGCTGGAAATCCTGTATACGTGGCCAAACAAGCAACGCATGCCCAACCTGCTGCTGGTCGGCCCGACCAACAACGGCAAGTCGATGATCGTCGAGAAGTTCCGGCGCACGCATCCGGCCAGAGCCGACGCCGACCAGGAGCACATTCCGGTACTGGTCGTGCAGATGCCATCCGAACCGTCGGTAATCCGCTTCTACGTCGCGCTGCTCGCGGCGATGGGTGCGCCATTGCGACCGCGCCCACGGCTGCCAGAAATGGAACAACTGGCGCTGGCACTGCTGCGCAAGGTCGGCGTGCGCATGCTGGTGATCGACGAGTTGCACAACGTCCTGGCCGGTAACAGCGTCAATCGCCGGGAATTCCTCAATCTCCTGCGCTTCCTCGGCAATGAACTGCGCATCCCACTGGTCGGGGTCGGCACGCGCGACGCCTACCTGGCCATCCGCTCCGATGACCAGTTGGAAAATCGCTTCGAGCCGATGATGCTGCCGGTATGGGAGGCCAATCACGATTGCTGCTCACTGCTGGCCAGTTTCGCCGCTTCGCTTCCACTGCGGCGACCCTCGTCGATTGCCACGCTGGACATGGCCCGCTACCTGCTCACACGCAGCGAGGGCACCATCGGCGAACTGGCGCACTTGCTGATGGCGGCGGCCATCGTCGCCGTGGAGAGCGGCGAGGAAGCGATCAACCATCGCACGCTGAGCATGGCCGATTACACCGGTCCCAGCGAGCGGCGGCGGCAATTCGAGCGGGAACTGATGTGA
- a CDS encoding transposase family protein, with translation MATLPEQAWERARRRAEIIGPLAQSETVGHEAADAAAQALGLSRRQVYVLIRRARLGSGLVTDLALGQSSGGKGKGRLPESVERIIRELLQKRFLTKQKRSLAAFHREVVRACKLQKLRVPARNTVALRIAGLDPREVTHRREGQDAARDLQGVGGVPPPVSAPLEQVQIDHTVIDLIVVDERDRQPIGRPYLTLAIDVFTRCVVGMVVTLEAPSAVSVGLCLVHAACDKRPWLEGLNVEMDWPMSGKPRLLYLDNAAEFKSEALRRGCEQHGIRLDYRPLGQPHYGGIVERIIGTAMQMIHDELPGTTFSNPDQRGEYASEKMAALTLRELERWLTLAVGTYHGSVHNGLLQPPAARWAEAITRTGVPTVITRATAFLVDFLPIIRRTLTRTGFVIDHIHYYADALKPWIARRDRLPAFLIRRDPRDISRIWVLEPEGQHYLEIPYRTLSHPAVTLWEQRQALAKLRQQGREQVDESALFRMIGQMREIVTTAQKATRKARRDADRRQHLKATATPVKTTPPPGADMDGQQADNQPPAKPFDQIEEW, from the coding sequence GTGGCCACCCTGCCAGAACAGGCATGGGAGCGTGCGCGTCGTCGCGCGGAGATCATTGGGCCGTTGGCGCAGTCGGAGACGGTTGGGCATGAAGCGGCCGACGCGGCAGCCCAGGCATTGGGGCTGTCCCGGCGGCAGGTCTACGTCCTGATCCGCCGTGCCCGGCTAGGATCGGGGCTGGTCACTGACTTGGCTCTTGGGCAGTCGAGCGGTGGCAAAGGTAAAGGCCGCTTGCCGGAGTCGGTCGAACGAATCATCCGCGAGTTACTGCAAAAGCGCTTCCTGACCAAGCAGAAGCGTAGCTTGGCGGCGTTCCACCGCGAAGTTGTGCGGGCGTGCAAGCTGCAAAAGCTGCGGGTGCCGGCGCGCAACACGGTGGCTCTGCGGATCGCCGGCCTCGATCCGCGCGAGGTCACTCACCGCCGGGAAGGACAAGATGCCGCCCGCGACCTGCAAGGTGTTGGTGGTGTTCCGCCACCCGTCTCCGCGCCGCTGGAGCAGGTGCAGATCGACCACACAGTCATCGACCTGATCGTGGTGGACGAGCGCGACCGGCAACCGATTGGCCGTCCATACCTGACCCTCGCCATCGACGTATTCACCCGCTGCGTGGTTGGCATGGTCGTTACGCTGGAAGCCCCGTCCGCCGTCTCGGTCGGCTTGTGCTTGGTGCATGCCGCCTGCGACAAGCGCCCTTGGTTGGAAGGGTTGAACGTAGAGATGGATTGGCCGATGAGCGGCAAGCCCAGACTGCTCTACTTGGACAACGCGGCTGAGTTCAAGAGCGAGGCGCTGCGCCGTGGCTGCGAGCAGCATGGCATCCGGTTGGACTATCGCCCGCTTGGGCAGCCGCACTACGGCGGTATCGTGGAACGGATCATCGGCACGGCGATGCAGATGATCCACGACGAATTGCCGGGGACGACCTTCTCCAATCCTGACCAGCGCGGGGAATACGCCTCCGAGAAGATGGCCGCCCTGACACTGCGCGAGCTGGAGCGCTGGCTCACATTGGCGGTCGGCACCTATCACGGCTCCGTGCACAACGGCCTGCTCCAACCGCCGGCCGCGCGCTGGGCCGAAGCTATCACGCGGACCGGCGTGCCAACCGTCATCACTCGCGCTACGGCTTTTCTGGTCGATTTTCTGCCCATCATCCGCCGCACGCTGACCCGCACCGGCTTCGTCATCGACCACATCCACTACTACGCCGATGCGCTCAAGCCGTGGATAGCTCGGCGGGACCGCTTGCCTGCGTTCCTGATCCGGCGCGACCCGCGCGACATCAGCCGCATATGGGTGCTGGAACCAGAGGGGCAGCACTACCTGGAAATTCCCTACCGTACCTTGTCGCACCCGGCTGTCACCCTCTGGGAACAACGACAGGCGCTGGCGAAATTGCGGCAGCAAGGGCGCGAACAGGTGGATGAGTCGGCGTTGTTCCGCATGATCGGCCAGATGCGCGAAATCGTTACCACCGCGCAGAAGGCTACGCGCAAGGCGCGGCGCGACGCGGATCGACGCCAGCATCTCAAGGCAACGGCAACGCCTGTCAAAACCACGCCACCACCGGGCGCTGACATGGATGGGCAGCAGGCAGACAACCAGCCGCCGGCCAAACCGTTCGACCAGATTGAGGAGTGGTAG